The sequence below is a genomic window from Acidimicrobiales bacterium.
CGCGATCGTGACGAACATCCCGGCGATCTTCTGCGACATCGCGACGATCGAGCACCACCACCGTCTCCGCGGTGGTGCCCCAGAGGAAGCAATCCGCCAGCTCAAGCACGATTTCGGGCTGAACCACGCTCCGCTACAGAGCTTCCTCGGCAACTGGTGCTGGTGGCTCGCTTCCGCGCTCGCCTACAACGTCGCCCGCTGGATCCGCGTCCTGGCGCTGCCCGAGGCGTTCCGGACCAGTCGGGGCAAGCGTCTCCGGTTCTCCTTCTTCAACGTCGCCGCACGTGTCACGCGCCGCGGCCGCCAGATTCATCTCCGCCTCCCGCGGGCCTACCCCCACGCACGCGCGTTCATCGCCGCGATAAAGCGATTGCGAGCCCTGCCGGCCTTCGCCTGAACCCCAAGACAATGAGGATCGACCCCACAAGGGCGAAGCCTGCCCTTGTGGTGGGTCAAGCTCCCACGAATCGCT
It includes:
- a CDS encoding transposase, giving the protein CRYSLGERELRMIVRRQRKSVGSQLAFDDLGGWRFHAIVTNIPAIFCDIATIEHHHRLRGGAPEEAIRQLKHDFGLNHAPLQSFLGNWCWWLASALAYNVARWIRVLALPEAFRTSRGKRLRFSFFNVAARVTRRGRQIHLRLPRAYPHARAFIAAIKRLRALPAFA